One Micromonospora craniellae genomic region harbors:
- a CDS encoding response regulator: MTEPTPSRRPIRILLVDDQPLLRTGFRMVLGAEDDLDIVAEAGDGAEAVELSRRLLPDVVLMDIRMPRMDGVTATRAIVDARLPVRVLILTTFDLDEYVVGSLRAGASGFLAKDVPAEDLVTAIRTVAAGDAVVAPRILRRLLDRFAEALPDPAAVPPKGLNALTEREREVLVQVARGLSNAEIARALSVSETTVKTHVGHVLTKLGLRDRVQAVVLAYESGLVRPGA, translated from the coding sequence ATGACCGAACCGACACCGTCGCGCCGACCGATCCGAATCCTGCTCGTCGACGACCAGCCGCTGTTGCGTACCGGCTTCCGGATGGTGCTCGGCGCGGAGGACGACCTGGACATCGTGGCCGAGGCCGGTGACGGGGCGGAGGCGGTGGAGTTGTCCCGCCGGCTGCTGCCCGACGTGGTGCTGATGGACATCCGGATGCCCCGGATGGACGGGGTGACCGCGACCCGGGCCATCGTCGACGCGCGGCTGCCGGTCCGGGTGCTGATCCTGACCACCTTCGACCTGGACGAGTACGTGGTGGGCTCGCTGCGGGCCGGGGCGAGCGGCTTCCTGGCCAAGGACGTACCGGCCGAGGACCTGGTCACCGCGATCCGCACGGTGGCCGCGGGCGACGCGGTGGTGGCCCCGCGCATCCTGCGTCGGCTGCTGGACCGCTTCGCCGAGGCTCTGCCCGACCCGGCGGCGGTGCCCCCGAAGGGGCTCAACGCGCTGACCGAGCGGGAGCGGGAGGTGCTGGTGCAGGTCGCCCGGGGGCTGTCCAACGCCGAGATCGCCCGGGCGCTGTCGGTGAGCGAGACCACCGTCAAGACCCACGTCGGGCACGTGCTGACCAAACTCGGGCTGCGCGACCGGGTGCAGGCGGTGGTGCTGGCGTACGAATCGGGCCTGGTCCGGCCGGGTGCGTAA
- a CDS encoding sensor histidine kinase, which yields MGTDPREWLRRHPLAGDALLVVGLVLAEVLFTLLTPREFWPRALPVALGWSLLCAAPVVLRRVAPWPAVLAALATLALPAAIEVIPATQALTFVVLTYTMAAYRPTRSALATAAALWLTVAVVNSLAPPADIPQVGSAYLVANNLLVGIVSFSVGRAVHSRRASTQALRERARVAESTQHALAEQAVADERRRIARELHDVVAHHVSVMGVLATGVRRVLRRDPDAAEEAIGTIEETSRATLRELRRLLDVLRTEAEPAAELAPQPGIAGIDSLVEQVREAGLPVTLTVRGAPAALAEGEALTVYRIVQEALTNALKHAGAATAQVRVSFADDAVEVEVTDTGRGPLPDTDRVGHGMVGMRERVALYGGVLRTGARPGGGYRVHARIPVETLLDAGTSR from the coding sequence GTGGGTACGGATCCGAGGGAGTGGCTGCGTCGGCACCCGCTGGCCGGTGACGCGCTGCTGGTCGTCGGGCTGGTGCTGGCCGAGGTCCTGTTCACCCTGCTGACCCCCCGGGAGTTCTGGCCCCGGGCGCTGCCGGTGGCGCTGGGTTGGAGTCTGCTGTGCGCGGCGCCGGTGGTGCTGCGCCGGGTGGCGCCGTGGCCGGCGGTGCTGGCCGCGCTGGCGACCCTGGCGCTGCCCGCCGCGATCGAGGTGATCCCGGCCACGCAGGCCCTGACCTTCGTCGTGCTCACCTACACGATGGCCGCGTACCGTCCGACGCGGTCAGCGCTGGCGACGGCGGCGGCGCTGTGGCTGACGGTGGCGGTGGTGAACTCCCTGGCGCCACCGGCGGACATCCCGCAGGTCGGCTCCGCCTACCTGGTGGCGAACAACCTCCTGGTCGGCATCGTGTCGTTCTCGGTGGGCCGGGCGGTGCACTCCCGGCGGGCCAGCACCCAGGCGCTGCGGGAACGGGCCCGGGTCGCCGAGTCCACCCAGCACGCCCTGGCCGAACAGGCGGTCGCCGACGAGCGGCGGCGCATCGCCCGGGAACTGCACGACGTGGTGGCCCACCATGTGAGCGTGATGGGGGTGCTGGCGACCGGCGTACGGCGGGTGCTGCGGCGCGACCCGGACGCCGCCGAGGAGGCGATCGGCACCATCGAGGAGACCAGCCGGGCCACCTTGCGGGAGTTGCGCCGGCTCCTCGACGTGCTGCGTACCGAGGCGGAACCGGCGGCCGAGTTGGCGCCGCAGCCGGGGATCGCCGGCATCGACTCCCTGGTCGAGCAGGTACGCGAGGCCGGTCTGCCGGTGACGCTGACGGTCCGGGGCGCACCCGCCGCGCTGGCCGAGGGCGAGGCGCTGACCGTGTACCGGATCGTGCAGGAGGCGCTGACGAACGCGCTCAAGCACGCCGGCGCGGCCACCGCGCAGGTCCGGGTGAGCTTCGCCGACGACGCGGTGGAGGTCGAGGTCACCGACACCGGTCGAGGTCCGCTGCCGGACACCGACCGAGTCGGGCACGGCATGGTCGGGATGCGGGAGAGGGTCGCGCTCTACGGTGGTGTCCTGCGCACCGGTGCACGTCCCGGCGGCGGTTACCGGGTGCACGCGCGGATCCCGGTCGAGACCTTGCTGGACGCCGGGACGTCCAGGTGA
- a CDS encoding RecB family exonuclease, with product MTADPVITRQTPTPTQLPATVRASLSPSRAADFKTCPLLYRFRSIDRLPERPTVEQARGTLVHAVLERLFDLPSAGRTPEAAGDLVAPQWDRLVTEQPELSGLFEGDDPAAVAQFLASATALLEGYFTVEDPRRLEPAERESLISAVVDDELLIRGYLDRLDVAPDGALRVVDYKTGGAPREAFEARALFQLKFYALVLWRTRGVVPRVLRLLYLKDAEVCDYAPDADELVRFERTVVALWRAIEQATANQDFRPRPSRLCDWCSHQARCPSFGGTPPPFPEQVAAADPPRDARSRPAAPGADE from the coding sequence ATGACGGCGGATCCGGTGATCACCCGACAGACCCCGACTCCGACGCAGCTGCCGGCGACGGTGCGCGCCTCGCTCTCTCCGTCGCGGGCCGCCGACTTCAAGACCTGCCCACTGCTCTACCGGTTCCGCAGCATCGACCGCCTGCCCGAGCGGCCCACGGTCGAGCAGGCCCGGGGCACGCTGGTGCACGCGGTGCTGGAGCGCCTGTTCGACCTGCCGTCGGCCGGGCGCACCCCGGAGGCGGCCGGTGATCTCGTCGCACCGCAGTGGGACCGGTTGGTCACCGAGCAGCCGGAGCTCTCCGGGCTCTTCGAGGGCGACGATCCGGCCGCCGTGGCGCAGTTCCTGGCCTCGGCGACGGCGCTGCTGGAGGGCTACTTCACGGTGGAGGACCCGCGCCGCCTGGAGCCGGCCGAGCGGGAGAGCCTGATCTCCGCAGTGGTCGACGACGAGCTGCTGATCCGTGGCTATCTCGACCGGCTCGACGTGGCGCCGGACGGCGCGCTGCGGGTGGTCGACTACAAGACCGGCGGTGCCCCACGGGAGGCGTTCGAGGCCCGGGCCCTGTTCCAGCTCAAGTTCTACGCCCTGGTGCTCTGGCGGACCCGGGGCGTGGTGCCCCGGGTGCTGCGGCTGCTCTACCTCAAGGACGCCGAGGTGTGCGACTACGCCCCCGACGCCGACGAGCTGGTGCGCTTCGAGCGCACGGTGGTGGCGTTGTGGCGGGCGATCGAGCAGGCCACCGCAAACCAGGATTTCCGTCCCCGACCGAGCCGGCTGTGCGACTGGTGCAGCCACCAGGCCCGGTGCCCCAGCTTCGGCGGCACTCCACCGCCCTTCCCGGAGCAGGTGGCGGCGGCCGATCCGCCACGCGACGCCCGGTCCCGCCCGGCGGCCCCGGGCGCCGACGAGTGA